CAACGGCCTCTGGGTGCTGATCGGCTTCATCGCCCTGGCGATCTCGTTCGTCGTCTTCGCGCGGACCACCCAGGGACGCTCGCTCATCCACATGATGATCATCTCCATGCCGATCATCGGACCGATCGCCAAAAAAGTTAATCTGGCCCGCTTCTCCCGCACCCTCTCAGGCCTGCTCAAGACCGACATCCCGGTCGTCCAGTCGCTCACCGTCACTTCGGACGTGCTCGGCAATGTCCATTACCGGGCGTCGCTCCTGGAAGCGGCCGAACACATCAAGACCGGCGAAACCATTTCCCGCAGCCTCAGCGCCCACCCCAAACTCTACCCGCCGCTCGTCATCCAGATGATCATGGTCGGCGAACGCTCCGGCAACGTCGACTCGCTCCTGGCCGAGATCGCCGAATTCTACGAGCAGCAGGTCGACAACATCCTGAACAACCTGTCGTCCATCATCGAACCGATCCTCATCCTGATGCTCGGCGGCATGGTCGGCGGTATCGCTCTCGCCGTGATCACGCCGATGTACTCGCTGACCCAGGCCGTGGCCGAACAATAAAACGACAGTCTCATGAAACTCTATCGACTCCCCGGCCGCTCCCGGCTCGCCGGGTTCACTCTGGCAGAGGTCCTGATCACGATCATGGTCGTGGCCGTGCTTTTGACGGTCTACACGACCATGCTTACCGGCTCGTTCTTTTTGCGCCGGTCGCAATACAACACCCAAGCCGCCAACTTCATCCAGGAAGAGATCGACACCCTGCGCGTCCTGCCGTACGCCGAACTGCTGACGCGGACCAACGGCAATTTCCTCGGCGTGGCCCTGCAGCGCGGCGCCTGGAAAGTCGTGGACGACGGCGGACGACGGCTGGCCCTCACGACCGCGGCTCCGGCGCTGGGAGATGAGACCGGCCTCGCGCTCGTCCCAGGCAATTATCGCGACGACTTCACGTTCAGCGCCCAGATCAAGGTACCGACGGCGGCCGCGAGCGGCGGCAGCGCCGGGATCGCTTTCCGCTACCGCGACGCGGAGAATCATTACCGGTTCCGTTTCAGTTACACCACCCCGACCGGACTCGCGCTCGACAAGGTCTATCACGGCGTCGCCACGACCGTCTGGTCCTCAGCCAAAGCTTTCAGCAAAGATACCTGGTACACCCTGCAGGTCAGCGCCGCGGGCAATATCATCACCGTGACCCAGGGAGCCACGACGACAACCTATACCGACGCGAGCAACCCGCTGCTCACAGGCGATCTGGCGCTGATCTCCCGGAGCGGAGCCATCGCGAGCTATGACGATGTTTCCGTGACCGAGAACGCCGCCACGACCGTCTGGAACTTCAACGCTGACGCCCTGAATCTCCTGCC
This window of the Patescibacteria group bacterium genome carries:
- a CDS encoding type II secretion system F family protein, whose product is MPSLSERVDQFLLKHQSIPLTQKVFFTENLRVMIKAGLSMTESLNTLALQAESKFFQKIIRLIKDEVEGGKLMSAGLAKFPGVFPPVFVSMIQIGEVSGTLDEVLNELTMQMKKDYNLRSKVKGAMTYPIVILVAMSGITGGLLVFVLPKLIGIFKEFGDVQLPLATRILIWISDFTQVNGLWVLIGFIALAISFVVFARTTQGRSLIHMMIISMPIIGPIAKKVNLARFSRTLSGLLKTDIPVVQSLTVTSDVLGNVHYRASLLEAAEHIKTGETISRSLSAHPKLYPPLVIQMIMVGERSGNVDSLLAEIAEFYEQQVDNILNNLSSIIEPILILMLGGMVGGIALAVITPMYSLTQAVAEQ
- a CDS encoding prepilin-type N-terminal cleavage/methylation domain-containing protein; protein product: MKLYRLPGRSRLAGFTLAEVLITIMVVAVLLTVYTTMLTGSFFLRRSQYNTQAANFIQEEIDTLRVLPYAELLTRTNGNFLGVALQRGAWKVVDDGGRRLALTTAAPALGDETGLALVPGNYRDDFTFSAQIKVPTAAASGGSAGIAFRYRDAENHYRFRFSYTTPTGLALDKVYHGVATTVWSSAKAFSKDTWYTLQVSAAGNIITVTQGATTTTYTDASNPLLTGDLALISRSGAIASYDDVSVTENAATTVWNFNADALNLLPKAWQRLSYADLTGGTGTLTIEDYLGETSMKKATVTISWSDAGKTRHATGSTLIGSN